One part of the Sphingopyxis sp. TUF1 genome encodes these proteins:
- a CDS encoding S9 family peptidase, whose product MTKYLLGLALACLVAVPVAAETAPKRYTIEQLMESDTIAGLSWSPDDSKIIFTSNRTGIANIYVMPSAGGEATPLTQSTTETVRAIGYFPHDERILFTSDQGGNELAHIYVREIDGTTRDVTPGDRHVARFVDWAHDGKSFFVQTNERDPRFFDLYEIRTDGYQKTLLFQNDKAYQVRAVSPDRRYVGLSRIHDNATKHCYVYDRTEARLIQLTEEGRPVACEPQVFADQGARLFYTTDDGGEFAFLVRRDLATGERRTVFKPEWDVEGAALSRDGDTLLVSVNEDARSRPYLLNADSFAKIAFDDPMPQASAGLLLANHGRKALYSASNGATPGEILLLDLKTGARAPLLNARAPGVAPEDLVPGDVVRFKSYDGLAVPGILYVPKGAKKGDGLPAVIHVHGGPGDESRIGYRPLQQFLVNNGYVVFEINNRGSSGSGRTFYHLDDRRHGDADLDDVVAAKAMLAETGFVDPAKVAIQGQSYGGYMTLAGLAFRPDVFAAGVDIYGVSNWPRLLANTPSWWEDLRRLLFTEVGDPDKDAEYLRSISPVFHADKIRKPLLVLQGANDPRVLPVESEDIVERVKANGVPVEYIVFADEGHGFRKKANQISGYRAILQFLDKHVKGAASASMATKETVSPLGDFPNGR is encoded by the coding sequence ATGACAAAATATCTGCTCGGCCTGGCGCTGGCCTGTCTCGTAGCGGTGCCGGTTGCGGCGGAGACGGCGCCCAAGCGCTACACGATCGAGCAGCTCATGGAGTCGGACACTATCGCGGGGCTGTCCTGGTCGCCCGACGACAGCAAGATCATCTTCACCAGCAACCGCACCGGCATCGCGAACATCTATGTCATGCCGTCGGCGGGGGGCGAGGCCACGCCGCTGACGCAATCGACGACCGAAACGGTGCGCGCGATCGGATATTTTCCGCACGACGAGCGCATCCTGTTCACCAGCGATCAGGGCGGCAATGAACTGGCGCATATCTACGTCCGCGAAATCGACGGCACGACGCGCGACGTCACGCCGGGCGATCGGCATGTCGCGCGCTTCGTCGATTGGGCACACGACGGGAAATCCTTTTTCGTCCAGACGAACGAACGCGATCCGCGTTTTTTCGACCTCTATGAAATCCGCACCGACGGCTACCAAAAGACGCTGCTGTTCCAGAACGACAAAGCGTATCAGGTGCGCGCGGTCAGCCCCGACCGCCGTTATGTCGGGCTCAGCCGCATCCACGACAATGCGACCAAGCATTGTTATGTTTACGACCGTACCGAAGCGCGGCTGATCCAGCTTACCGAAGAAGGGCGGCCGGTCGCCTGCGAACCGCAGGTTTTCGCCGACCAGGGCGCACGGCTTTTTTACACAACGGACGACGGCGGCGAATTCGCCTTCCTCGTCCGCCGTGACCTTGCGACGGGCGAGCGGCGCACAGTCTTCAAACCCGAATGGGACGTCGAGGGGGCGGCGCTGTCGCGCGACGGCGACACGCTGCTGGTTTCGGTCAACGAGGATGCGCGTTCGCGTCCCTATCTGCTGAACGCCGACAGCTTCGCCAAAATCGCCTTCGACGATCCGATGCCGCAGGCCAGCGCCGGCCTGCTGCTCGCCAACCATGGCCGAAAGGCGCTGTACAGCGCCTCCAACGGCGCGACGCCGGGAGAGATTCTGCTCCTTGATCTGAAAACCGGTGCGCGCGCTCCTCTCCTCAACGCGCGTGCACCCGGCGTCGCGCCCGAGGATCTGGTGCCGGGGGACGTCGTCCGATTCAAATCCTATGACGGATTGGCGGTCCCCGGCATCCTTTATGTGCCAAAGGGCGCCAAAAAGGGCGACGGCCTTCCCGCGGTCATCCATGTTCACGGCGGCCCCGGCGATGAAAGCCGGATCGGCTATCGTCCGTTGCAGCAGTTCCTCGTCAACAATGGCTATGTCGTGTTCGAAATCAACAATCGCGGTAGCAGCGGATCGGGGCGGACCTTTTATCACCTCGACGACCGGCGCCATGGCGATGCCGATCTGGACGATGTCGTTGCGGCCAAGGCGATGCTCGCCGAAACGGGCTTCGTCGATCCCGCCAAGGTCGCGATCCAGGGGCAAAGCTACGGCGGCTACATGACGCTGGCCGGATTGGCGTTCCGGCCCGATGTCTTTGCGGCGGGAGTCGATATTTACGGCGTGTCCAACTGGCCCCGCCTGCTCGCCAACACGCCGAGCTGGTGGGAGGATTTGCGCCGCCTGCTGTTCACCGAAGTCGGCGATCCCGACAAGGACGCCGAATATCTGCGCAGCATCTCGCCCGTCTTTCACGCCGACAAGATCCGCAAGCCGCTGCTCGTGTTGCAGGGGGCGAACGACCCTCGCGTCCTGCCAGTCGAGTCGGAGGATATTGTCGAACGCGTCAAGGCGAACGGCGTACCGGTCGAATATATCGTCTTTGCCGATGAGGGGCACGGTTTCCGCAAAAAGGCAAATCAGATTTCGGGTTATCGCGCGATCCTGCAATTTCTCGACAAACATGTGAAAGGCGCCGCGAGCGCATCGATGGCCACGAAAGAAACGGTCTCGCCGCTCGGCGATTTTCCGAACGGCCGGTGA
- a CDS encoding LysR family transcriptional regulator codes for MNLARIDLNLLVVLDALLTEAHVGRAGQRVGLSQPAASHALGRLRILLGDPLLVRSGTRMMLTPRAEALRDPLRDALDGVRTVLNQESFAPATSRRHFRLMLPDPTAHLLLPPLLGRLQREAPGMILEGLAWRGPDLLDEIALSRIDMIITSVEREWPGFDRESLYIDRDVAAVRVGHPLRAELAMIDGLCTARHVAVVGAGERADILDQWLATTPIVRQVAAIAPSYVAALRIAAATDLVAVVPERLARGLTTSFGIELVPLPVDPGIDAMDLLCQKRLRADPAAIWLRQLLVDIASSLAPS; via the coding sequence ATGAATTTAGCGAGGATCGATCTCAATCTGCTCGTTGTTCTCGACGCGCTGCTGACGGAGGCGCATGTCGGGCGCGCGGGTCAGCGCGTCGGCCTCTCGCAGCCCGCGGCCAGCCATGCGCTCGGCCGCCTCCGGATTTTGCTCGGCGATCCGCTGCTCGTGCGCTCGGGAACCCGGATGATGCTGACGCCACGCGCCGAAGCGCTTCGCGACCCGCTTCGCGATGCGCTCGATGGCGTCCGGACGGTCCTCAATCAGGAAAGCTTCGCGCCCGCGACGAGTCGGCGTCACTTCCGGCTGATGCTTCCCGACCCGACCGCGCATCTGCTATTGCCACCGTTGCTCGGACGGCTGCAGCGCGAGGCACCGGGGATGATATTGGAAGGACTGGCCTGGCGCGGGCCCGATCTCCTCGACGAAATAGCCCTGTCGAGGATCGACATGATTATTACCTCGGTCGAGCGGGAGTGGCCGGGCTTTGACCGGGAAAGCCTTTATATTGACCGCGATGTCGCGGCGGTTCGCGTCGGCCATCCTTTGCGTGCCGAACTGGCGATGATCGACGGGCTATGCACCGCGCGCCATGTCGCCGTGGTGGGGGCGGGCGAACGCGCCGATATTCTCGACCAGTGGCTCGCGACCACGCCGATCGTCAGGCAGGTGGCGGCCATCGCGCCGAGCTATGTCGCGGCGCTGCGGATTGCCGCGGCTACCGATCTGGTGGCGGTCGTTCCCGAACGACTGGCCCGCGGCCTGACGACATCGTTCGGGATCGAACTGGTGCCGCTTCCGGTCGATCCCGGCATCGATGCGATGGACCTTCTGTGCCAGAAAAGGTTGCGCGCCGACCCGGCGGCCATTTGGCTGAGGCAGCTGCTGGTGGATATTGCGTCCTCGCTGGCGCCTAGTTGA
- a CDS encoding FecR family protein translates to MSAGSGNGADIDSRASAWAVRTAERALDTGEQRELDDWLTADSRHLGAYVRAQALWLDLDRVAALGSGAAREPSQPVRARRWAPYAMAASVLLAVTGGVAAYDQFAGRVATERGEVRRIALDDGSVMMLNGDAAVQVRYEDDVRRIVLRRGEASFDVAHNPARPFIVEADGLNVRAVGTEFVVGIEEGGVEVTVEEGVVAVGGQASGSAAPRYLRRNEQFVAAATGPRKAVLDAADVERRGAWRKGLLVFDGQRLGIAAAEVNRYSDLRVVIEDPTLARAEFMGVFKLGDANAFAQAAAGAFNGEVVRRGDELHLVRQQNSPSH, encoded by the coding sequence GTGAGCGCAGGTTCTGGAAATGGGGCTGACATCGACAGCCGGGCTTCGGCCTGGGCGGTGCGGACGGCCGAACGCGCACTGGACACGGGCGAACAGCGGGAACTCGACGACTGGCTGACGGCGGATAGCCGGCACCTCGGCGCCTATGTTCGCGCGCAGGCTTTGTGGCTCGACCTCGACCGTGTGGCAGCGCTGGGCAGCGGCGCGGCGCGCGAACCATCGCAGCCGGTACGCGCGCGCCGCTGGGCACCCTATGCGATGGCGGCATCGGTCCTTCTGGCGGTGACCGGCGGCGTTGCTGCCTATGATCAGTTTGCAGGCCGCGTCGCGACCGAACGCGGCGAGGTGCGGCGCATCGCGCTCGACGATGGGTCGGTGATGATGCTGAACGGCGATGCCGCGGTGCAGGTTCGCTACGAGGATGATGTCCGCCGCATCGTGCTGCGCCGGGGCGAGGCGTCATTCGACGTCGCGCACAATCCCGCGCGCCCCTTCATTGTCGAGGCCGACGGGCTGAACGTCCGCGCCGTCGGCACCGAATTTGTCGTCGGGATCGAAGAGGGCGGGGTCGAGGTCACGGTCGAGGAAGGCGTTGTGGCTGTTGGCGGCCAGGCGAGCGGATCGGCCGCGCCGCGCTATCTGCGCCGCAACGAACAGTTCGTCGCCGCTGCGACCGGCCCCCGCAAGGCAGTGCTCGATGCGGCCGATGTCGAACGGCGCGGCGCGTGGCGCAAAGGCTTGCTGGTTTTCGACGGACAGCGGCTGGGTATCGCCGCGGCCGAGGTAAACCGCTATTCGGACCTCCGCGTCGTGATCGAGGATCCGACGCTTGCGCGCGCCGAATTCATGGGCGTTTTCAAGCTCGGCGATGCCAATGCCTTTGCCCAGGCAGCCGCCGGCGCGTTCAATGGCGAGGTGGTTCGTCGGGGTGACGAACTGCATCTGGTACGCCAGCAGAATTCTCCCTCGCACTGA
- a CDS encoding TonB-dependent receptor translates to MNSRAALMTGVAAAMLWAAPAMAQERQSFTIPAGDAATAVQRLAIQSGVQVMVPDADLSGVTTNAVNGSFTPVEALRRMLAGKGLEVVQNGDAVVIRRSGSGASAEVASETVGQEIVVTGSRIERAGFDTLQAASTTDAEEIGRRSYTNALEVLQDTPGFAPAASSQIGTAQGNLGIAQSFADFFGLGSQRTLTLVNGRRFVSSNTVSGNGESASPGSQVDLNLIPVGLIERIETVAIGGAPVYGSDAIAGTVNVILKENYEGLELTGQASISDRGDAANQMVRGLFGRNFDEGRGNIVLSAEYVRQEGMVLADRFPFRFLTPSGNTDRTDGIPAQQVVEALRYAALTDGGLPYSTLVPFGPTYLRNSAGQPVMFGPNGDLVPFVLGEAFPGSSTQGIPIFADGGDGMDPARYTSLLSPNQRYLFNAMGNYDISDRVNFFVEGSYANTQGTKISDLFQFAAPNILGGPAITIQADNAFLTQQARGIIAANGLTSFQINRNFNDVIDRRPAKTELDVYRIVAGFKGDLDVGGQAWNWDASYNYGSSRNRSEFNQINLTRLLNAVDAVTDGSGNIVCRVGGDCVPLNIFGENAASDEAVDYVVDQGIGISKNSMEVFSANLGGKLPFGIAEPIAFSIGYEHRTEKGSFSGNDIINGGLSLLNGSLQYPDAPEGKFNTDEIYGEGVVPLISDAMDVPVIRSLQAEGAIRYVDHSVAGGDVTWSAGARLQPRFGGILEGITFRGVYTRAIRNPSIVELFLNPTPSAISANDVCSASRVGGGPNPDVRRANCTAALAAVGAAPPGTFVATTNGASPFGVLTGNANLDNETARSYSFGMTYQPPAIPGLRMAIDYSHIKLRNAIASFDLRTSQAACYDSPNFPDEPACQAFSRLTAAQAAQQSAATGRQRIAGDIADGFTETYYNSASRDFGGIIGEIDYRFAVPNIAGSEPGMLRLGVKAFHIAHFRTQTSGGSPVIENAGTLGSPKWDVNGRIGYNFHPFDLDVQVLWTSKSVRDNNATIEDTPVNDFPAYTLVNTTFGVEVADRFTLQLAIRNLFDRKVPYAATVSRSFSVFDPIGRTYTLRASANF, encoded by the coding sequence ATGAATTCGCGCGCGGCGCTGATGACCGGCGTTGCCGCAGCAATGCTGTGGGCGGCGCCCGCCATGGCGCAGGAGCGCCAAAGTTTCACGATCCCCGCCGGCGACGCGGCGACAGCGGTCCAGCGGCTCGCGATCCAGTCGGGCGTGCAGGTGATGGTTCCCGACGCCGACCTGTCAGGCGTCACCACCAACGCCGTTAACGGCAGCTTCACCCCCGTCGAGGCGCTTCGCCGGATGCTTGCGGGCAAGGGGCTCGAGGTGGTCCAGAACGGCGATGCGGTCGTGATCCGCCGAAGCGGGAGCGGCGCCAGCGCCGAAGTGGCATCCGAAACCGTCGGCCAGGAAATTGTCGTCACCGGATCGCGAATCGAGCGCGCCGGCTTCGATACGTTGCAGGCGGCCTCGACGACCGATGCCGAAGAGATCGGACGCCGCAGCTATACCAATGCGCTGGAAGTGTTGCAGGATACGCCGGGCTTCGCGCCGGCGGCCAGCAGCCAGATCGGAACGGCGCAGGGCAATCTTGGCATTGCGCAAAGTTTTGCCGACTTCTTCGGCCTCGGTTCGCAGCGGACCCTGACCCTTGTGAACGGGCGACGCTTTGTGTCGTCGAATACTGTGTCGGGCAACGGCGAGTCCGCTTCCCCCGGATCGCAGGTCGATCTCAACCTCATTCCCGTCGGGCTGATCGAACGTATCGAAACCGTCGCGATCGGTGGCGCACCCGTTTATGGGTCGGACGCTATCGCGGGTACCGTCAACGTGATTTTGAAGGAAAATTACGAAGGTCTTGAACTGACGGGGCAAGCAAGCATCTCCGACCGCGGCGATGCGGCAAACCAGATGGTTCGCGGCCTGTTCGGGCGCAATTTTGACGAGGGTCGCGGCAATATCGTGCTGTCGGCCGAATATGTTCGCCAGGAAGGCATGGTGCTCGCCGACCGGTTCCCGTTCCGCTTCCTGACCCCCTCGGGCAACACGGATCGCACCGACGGCATTCCGGCCCAGCAAGTCGTCGAGGCTCTGCGCTACGCCGCGCTGACTGACGGCGGCCTGCCTTACAGCACGCTGGTTCCGTTCGGACCGACGTATCTCCGCAATTCTGCGGGCCAGCCGGTCATGTTCGGCCCCAACGGCGACCTGGTCCCCTTTGTCCTGGGTGAAGCTTTTCCGGGATCCTCGACGCAGGGTATTCCCATTTTTGCCGACGGCGGTGACGGGATGGACCCCGCGCGCTACACGAGCCTTCTCTCTCCCAATCAGCGTTACCTGTTCAACGCGATGGGCAATTACGACATCTCCGATCGCGTGAATTTCTTTGTGGAAGGCTCTTATGCCAATACGCAGGGAACCAAGATCAGCGATCTTTTCCAATTCGCTGCTCCCAATATTCTGGGCGGTCCCGCCATCACGATTCAGGCGGACAACGCCTTTCTCACGCAGCAGGCGCGGGGGATTATCGCCGCGAACGGGCTGACCAGCTTTCAGATCAATCGCAACTTCAACGACGTGATCGATCGCCGACCGGCCAAAACTGAACTCGACGTCTATCGCATCGTTGCCGGGTTCAAAGGGGACCTCGATGTCGGCGGGCAGGCTTGGAACTGGGATGCATCATATAATTATGGTTCCAGCCGCAACCGGTCAGAATTTAATCAGATAAACCTGACCCGTTTGTTGAATGCCGTTGATGCCGTGACCGACGGGTCGGGGAACATCGTTTGCCGGGTCGGTGGCGACTGCGTCCCACTCAATATTTTCGGCGAAAATGCCGCCAGCGATGAAGCGGTCGATTATGTGGTCGATCAAGGCATTGGTATCAGCAAAAATTCGATGGAAGTTTTCAGCGCCAACCTGGGCGGCAAGCTTCCCTTTGGAATCGCCGAGCCCATCGCCTTCAGCATCGGCTACGAGCATCGTACCGAGAAGGGCTCGTTCAGCGGGAACGACATCATCAATGGCGGTCTTTCGTTGTTGAACGGGTCGCTGCAATATCCGGATGCACCGGAAGGCAAATTCAACACCGACGAAATATATGGTGAGGGCGTCGTGCCGCTGATTTCGGACGCCATGGACGTGCCGGTTATCCGGTCGCTTCAGGCCGAGGGCGCCATCCGCTACGTCGATCACTCGGTCGCCGGCGGCGATGTAACCTGGTCTGCCGGTGCGCGGCTCCAGCCCCGGTTCGGCGGGATACTGGAAGGCATTACCTTCCGCGGCGTTTATACGCGCGCCATTCGTAATCCGTCGATCGTCGAACTGTTTCTCAATCCGACCCCTTCGGCAATTTCGGCAAACGACGTTTGTTCGGCGAGCCGAGTGGGTGGCGGACCGAATCCCGACGTTCGACGGGCAAATTGCACGGCGGCGCTTGCCGCGGTCGGCGCTGCGCCTCCGGGTACCTTTGTGGCGACGACCAATGGGGCATCGCCTTTCGGGGTGCTGACCGGCAATGCCAATCTCGATAACGAGACGGCACGGTCTTATTCCTTTGGCATGACCTATCAGCCGCCGGCGATCCCGGGCTTGCGGATGGCGATCGATTACAGCCACATCAAGCTGCGTAACGCGATTGCAAGCTTCGATCTGCGTACCTCGCAGGCAGCTTGCTACGACAGCCCCAATTTCCCGGACGAGCCCGCGTGTCAGGCTTTCAGCCGCCTCACCGCGGCGCAGGCTGCACAACAGTCGGCCGCCACCGGTCGGCAGCGCATTGCGGGGGATATTGCGGATGGTTTTACCGAAACCTATTACAATAGTGCTTCGCGCGACTTTGGGGGCATCATCGGTGAAATCGACTATCGTTTTGCGGTTCCCAACATCGCAGGATCGGAGCCGGGGATGCTCCGTCTGGGCGTCAAGGCCTTCCATATCGCCCATTTCCGGACCCAAACCTCGGGCGGTTCGCCTGTGATCGAGAATGCCGGCACGCTGGGCTCGCCCAAATGGGATGTGAATGGCCGGATCGGCTACAACTTCCATCCCTTCGACCTCGACGTGCAGGTCTTGTGGACCAGCAAATCGGTAAGGGACAATAACGCCACGATCGAGGACACGCCGGTCAATGATTTTCCGGCATATACGCTGGTAAACACGACCTTCGGTGTCGAGGTTGCGGACAGGTTCACGCTACAACTCGCCATCCGGAATTTGTTCGACCGCAAGGTGCCTTATGCCGCGACCGTTTCGCGCTCGTTCAGCGTGTTCGATCCGATCGGGCGCACCTATACGCTGCGCGCCAGCGCTAACTTCTGA
- a CDS encoding alpha/beta hydrolase-fold protein, whose translation MTRFDCRAALIAMGFVLVALVWNGTAAAQIRFAVTLPAGSAEKPVTGRLIVVAHRRADGAASTREPRQMIGMNGPPAFGVDVENLRPGATVTVDSRADGFPFGLEQLPAGDYSVQAVLIRYTEVKRADGHRIWVPLSQERAVGPMFPGNLFSKPADTRLDPAASAPVALTLTETIGPIARAPDTPWIKRVRIKSKILSDFWGVPMTIGAEVLLPKDFAKHPGARYPAIYTFGHFGEPFNFNPDPASDTEDERRSATDANVKTGYQFAREWMGENFPRMVAITLETPSPYFIESYSLNSANNGPWGDAITKELMPYLEKRFRLIDQPYGRIVEGASTGGWEALALQLHYPDYFGGAWVFNPDPIDFSRYQLTDIYQDDNMFTLKVNEWQTQEKPFRRTREGQPLIDLRTLAALEAVLGSKGRSYYQLDIWQATHGPVGPDGYPVPLFDKKTGVIDKAVAQYMRENGYDLSAHLRDNWATLAPKLRGKINIFTGDMDDFYLNLAVYRFEEMIREKGGAEYPARFEYGRPRKGHNWHHTDWAGVVREVADHVRKTAPAGAPVEQWNY comes from the coding sequence ATGACGCGATTTGACTGTCGCGCGGCGTTGATCGCGATGGGGTTCGTGCTGGTTGCACTCGTCTGGAACGGGACGGCGGCCGCGCAAATCCGCTTTGCGGTGACGCTTCCCGCTGGCTCTGCCGAGAAGCCGGTGACCGGCCGGTTGATCGTCGTCGCCCATCGCCGCGCCGACGGCGCCGCATCGACGCGCGAACCGCGACAGATGATCGGCATGAACGGTCCCCCGGCGTTCGGCGTCGATGTCGAAAATCTTCGCCCCGGTGCGACTGTCACCGTCGATTCGCGCGCCGACGGTTTTCCCTTTGGCCTCGAGCAGCTTCCCGCGGGCGATTACAGCGTCCAGGCGGTGCTGATCCGCTATACCGAAGTGAAACGCGCCGATGGGCACCGGATATGGGTGCCGCTGAGTCAGGAGCGCGCGGTGGGACCGATGTTCCCCGGCAATTTGTTTAGCAAACCCGCCGATACGCGGCTCGATCCGGCGGCATCGGCCCCCGTTGCGCTGACGCTGACCGAGACGATCGGGCCAATTGCTCGCGCCCCCGATACGCCATGGATCAAGCGCGTGCGGATCAAAAGCAAGATCCTGTCCGATTTCTGGGGCGTGCCGATGACGATCGGCGCCGAGGTGCTGCTGCCCAAGGATTTCGCGAAGCATCCCGGTGCGCGTTATCCCGCGATCTATACCTTTGGTCATTTCGGCGAGCCGTTTAATTTCAATCCCGATCCCGCAAGCGACACCGAAGACGAACGGCGTTCGGCGACCGATGCCAATGTGAAGACGGGTTACCAGTTCGCGCGCGAATGGATGGGCGAAAATTTCCCGCGCATGGTGGCGATCACGCTGGAGACGCCGAGTCCCTATTTCATCGAATCCTATTCGCTCAACTCGGCGAACAACGGGCCGTGGGGCGACGCGATCACCAAGGAGTTGATGCCCTATCTGGAAAAACGTTTCCGCCTGATTGACCAGCCCTATGGCCGGATCGTCGAGGGTGCGTCGACCGGCGGCTGGGAGGCGCTGGCGCTGCAACTTCACTATCCCGACTATTTCGGCGGCGCCTGGGTGTTCAATCCCGATCCGATCGACTTTTCGCGCTACCAGCTGACCGACATCTATCAGGACGACAATATGTTCACCCTGAAGGTGAACGAGTGGCAGACGCAGGAAAAGCCGTTCCGCCGAACCCGCGAAGGCCAGCCATTGATCGACCTTCGCACGCTGGCGGCGCTGGAGGCGGTGCTGGGGTCGAAGGGGCGTTCCTATTACCAGCTCGACATCTGGCAGGCGACGCACGGGCCGGTCGGACCCGACGGCTATCCGGTGCCGCTGTTCGACAAGAAGACGGGGGTGATCGACAAGGCGGTCGCGCAATATATGCGCGAGAACGGCTATGACCTGTCGGCCCACCTGCGCGACAATTGGGCGACACTGGCGCCCAAACTGCGCGGCAAGATCAATATTTTTACCGGCGACATGGACGATTTCTACCTGAACCTTGCGGTCTATCGCTTCGAGGAAATGATCCGCGAAAAGGGCGGCGCCGAATATCCTGCGCGGTTCGAATATGGCCGCCCGCGCAAGGGGCATAATTGGCATCACACCGACTGGGCCGGAGTTGTGCGCGAGGTCGCCGACCATGTCCGCAAGACCGCTCCGGCGGGCGCGCCGGTCGAACAATGGAATTATTGA
- a CDS encoding RNA polymerase sigma factor: MDHQTRLRWFAREVLPHEPDLRGWLAGRVRGLSSCDVDEVVQEAYARLWTADADTIRNARAYLYVTARHIVGEHIRRSRIVAIDLVADLDTLNIVDEEMSVDRRLSGQEELARLHEILQTLPPKCRQAFELKKFQDFSQRRIAEHMGIAESTVEKHLSKALRLVSEAMKQAPAGAQDGRTRERRFWKWG, from the coding sequence ATGGATCATCAGACCCGACTTCGCTGGTTTGCGCGTGAGGTATTGCCTCACGAACCCGACCTGCGCGGCTGGCTGGCCGGGCGCGTTCGGGGCCTCAGTTCGTGCGACGTCGATGAAGTGGTGCAGGAGGCCTATGCCCGTCTCTGGACCGCCGATGCCGACACGATCCGCAACGCCCGCGCCTATCTCTATGTAACCGCACGGCATATTGTCGGCGAGCATATCCGCCGGTCGCGCATCGTCGCGATCGACCTGGTGGCGGATTTGGACACGCTGAACATCGTGGATGAAGAGATGAGCGTCGATCGGCGGCTCAGCGGACAGGAAGAACTGGCGCGGCTGCACGAAATATTGCAGACGCTGCCCCCGAAATGCCGTCAGGCGTTCGAGCTGAAGAAGTTTCAGGATTTTTCCCAGCGCCGGATCGCCGAACATATGGGAATTGCCGAAAGCACGGTCGAGAAACATCTCTCGAAAGCGCTGCGGCTGGTTTCCGAGGCAATGAAACAGGCGCCCGCGGGCGCACAGGATGGAAGAACGCGTGAGCGCAGGTTCTGGAAATGGGGCTGA